The genomic segment GTGGCATGGCACCAGCTTGTTGGGCGACCACTTGACCGCCTTGAAAAATCATCAACGTGGGAATGGAGCGAATGCCATATTGGGCCGCCAAATGAGGAGATGTCTCGGTATTCACCTTGACGAATAAGGCTTCACCTTTCATCAGTTTGGCGGCCTCAGCGAACACCGGCGCCATCATACGGCATGGCCCACACCACGATGCCCAAAAGTCCACAACAATTGGATGCTCGGACCTCGTCACCAACTTGTCAAAAATCGTATCCGAAACGTTGACCGGTTCCTCCGGAAGAAGTTGACTCCCGCACCGCCCACATTTAGGGTCTTGCGATCGTTTATCTTCAGGTATGCGGTTTGTTTGTCCACATTGATGGCAAACTAGATGTATCATAGTGATTCCTAATGTGACTCGAATGTGCTTTATTAGTGGGTGCTAATATTGAGTTTTCAAGATCATTATTCAAATCCCCCCGACTTCGCGTTTACCCATTCTGAATGGCATTGGAGTGATGATGATTATGGCGTCACAGACAATATCGATAACGCCACATGGGTGATCGATTGCACCAGCACCCACAT from the Gammaproteobacteria bacterium genome contains:
- the trxC gene encoding thioredoxin TrxC; the protein is MIHLVCHQCGQTNRIPEDKRSQDPKCGRCGSQLLPEEPVNVSDTIFDKLVTRSEHPIVVDFWASWCGPCRMMAPVFAEAAKLMKGEALFVKVNTETSPHLAAQYGIRSIPTLMIFQGGQVVAQQAGAMPLHQLMDWIRSHR